The Agrobacterium vitis genome has a segment encoding these proteins:
- a CDS encoding sulfate transporter family protein codes for MILDAAMLSLRNLFAPETRSVFWKVLGLTLAALAGLWLALRELFIFYLWPWFAGFFPATPDWAGWLVLILGIVASIGLALVLALLLAPVTAIIAGLFLDDVAEVVEKRDYPTDTPGTAMRLGDAIVQSLQFFGIVIIGNLIAFMLLFVPGINLIAFFLVNGYLLGREFFEFAAMRLRPTIEARQFRAKHSGTIFLAGLVIAAFLAIPILNLLTPLFAAGLMVHLHKMLSVKDPQFSKDLRR; via the coding sequence GTGATCCTTGATGCCGCCATGCTGTCGCTGCGCAATCTGTTTGCGCCGGAAACCCGTTCGGTGTTCTGGAAAGTGCTGGGATTGACGCTGGCCGCCCTGGCCGGGCTTTGGCTGGCGCTGCGCGAACTGTTCATCTTCTATCTCTGGCCCTGGTTTGCCGGATTTTTCCCCGCAACGCCGGATTGGGCCGGTTGGCTGGTGCTGATCCTCGGCATTGTCGCCAGTATTGGCCTCGCATTGGTGCTGGCGCTGCTGTTGGCGCCGGTCACGGCCATCATTGCTGGCCTGTTTCTCGATGATGTCGCCGAAGTGGTGGAAAAACGGGATTATCCGACCGATACGCCCGGCACGGCCATGCGGCTTGGCGATGCCATTGTCCAATCGCTGCAATTTTTCGGCATCGTTATCATCGGCAATCTCATCGCCTTCATGCTACTCTTCGTGCCGGGCATCAACCTGATCGCGTTTTTCCTGGTCAATGGCTATCTGCTGGGCCGGGAGTTTTTCGAATTCGCCGCCATGCGGCTGCGCCCGACCATCGAGGCGCGGCAATTTCGCGCCAAGCATTCCGGCACGATCTTCCTGGCCGGACTGGTGATAGCAGCGTTTCTGGCAATCCCGATCCTCAACCTGTTGACGCCGCTGTTTGCCGCAGGCCTGATGGTGCATCTCCACAAGATGCTGTCGGTCAAAGACCCGCAGTTTTCAAAGGATCTGCGGCGGTAG
- the tal gene encoding transaldolase has translation MTSKLEQLRAMTTVVADTGDIEAVTRLKPVDCTTNPTIVLKALGTDMFADAFEEAIKWGKAKGGASEAVTEAVADRLAISVGAALAKIVPGRVSTEVDADLSFDTQASLNKARAIIAQYKERGIEKDRILIKLASTWEGIRAAEVLQKEGIDCNLTLLFSKAQAIACAEAKVFLISPFVGRILDWYKKSTGENYTSETDPGVVSVRQIYNFYKVNGIETIVMGASFRNAGEIEALAGCDRLTISPALLDELDAATGDLPRMLSPEKTTPDPLVSLDEKAFRWALNEDAMATEKLSEGIRAFAKDLGTLRGMVAKKLAA, from the coding sequence ATGACTTCGAAACTCGAACAGCTTCGCGCCATGACCACGGTTGTCGCCGACACCGGTGACATTGAGGCCGTAACCCGCCTGAAGCCGGTGGATTGCACCACCAACCCGACCATCGTGCTGAAAGCCTTGGGCACCGACATGTTTGCCGATGCCTTCGAAGAGGCGATCAAATGGGGCAAGGCCAAGGGCGGCGCTTCGGAAGCCGTGACAGAGGCTGTCGCCGACCGGCTGGCGATTTCGGTTGGTGCGGCGCTCGCCAAGATCGTTCCGGGCCGGGTCTCGACCGAAGTGGATGCCGATCTGTCCTTCGATACGCAGGCCTCGCTCAATAAGGCCCGCGCCATTATTGCGCAATATAAGGAGCGTGGCATCGAGAAGGATCGTATCCTGATCAAGCTCGCCTCGACCTGGGAAGGCATTCGCGCCGCCGAAGTGCTGCAAAAGGAAGGCATTGACTGCAACCTGACCCTGCTGTTTTCCAAGGCCCAGGCGATTGCCTGCGCGGAAGCCAAGGTGTTCCTGATTTCGCCTTTCGTCGGGCGTATTCTCGACTGGTACAAGAAATCGACCGGCGAAAACTACACCTCTGAGACCGATCCGGGCGTGGTGTCGGTGCGCCAGATCTATAATTTCTACAAGGTCAATGGCATCGAAACCATAGTCATGGGCGCGTCGTTCCGCAATGCTGGCGAGATTGAAGCCCTGGCTGGTTGCGACCGGTTGACAATCAGCCCGGCGCTGCTGGATGAGCTGGATGCGGCAACCGGCGATCTGCCGCGCATGCTTTCGCCAGAAAAGACCACGCCCGATCCGCTGGTGTCGCTGGATGAAAAGGCGTTCCGCTGGGCCTTGAACGAAGATGCAATGGCCACGGAAAAGCTGTCGGAAGGCATTCGCGCCTTCGCCAAGGATCTCGGCACCCTGCGCGGCATGGTGGCAAAGAAGCTGGCCGCCTGA
- a CDS encoding TerC family protein: MQDFTYLLSDPAAWIALVTLIIMEVVLGIDNLVFISILTNKLPEGQRDKARKIGIGLALVMRLGLLGTVAWIVQLTTPVFTLFGHGFSWKDMILIAGGLFLVWKATKEIHHSVDPVDKEGDFIGTATTTMGAAIGQILLLDLVFSVDSIITAVGMTEHVVIMVIAVIFAVTVMLLAANPLGRFIEKNPTVVMLALGFLMMIGMTLIADGMGFHVPKGYLYAAMAFSALVEGLNMMARRKKQATKAEDAARKKLH, translated from the coding sequence ATGCAGGACTTTACCTATTTGCTCAGCGATCCGGCGGCCTGGATCGCGCTCGTCACGCTGATCATCATGGAAGTGGTGTTGGGAATAGACAATCTGGTCTTCATTTCCATTCTCACCAACAAGCTGCCGGAGGGGCAAAGAGACAAGGCCCGCAAGATCGGTATCGGCCTGGCGCTCGTCATGCGCCTCGGCCTGCTCGGCACCGTCGCCTGGATCGTTCAACTGACCACGCCGGTCTTTACGCTGTTTGGCCACGGCTTCTCGTGGAAGGACATGATCCTGATTGCCGGTGGCCTGTTCCTGGTCTGGAAAGCCACCAAGGAAATTCATCACAGCGTCGATCCCGTTGACAAGGAAGGCGATTTCATCGGCACCGCCACGACGACCATGGGGGCTGCCATTGGCCAGATCCTGCTGCTTGACCTGGTGTTTTCGGTTGACAGCATCATCACCGCCGTCGGCATGACCGAACATGTGGTTATTATGGTGATCGCCGTGATCTTCGCCGTCACCGTCATGCTGCTGGCTGCCAACCCGCTGGGCCGCTTCATCGAGAAGAACCCGACCGTGGTCATGCTGGCCCTGGGCTTCCTGATGATGATTGGCATGACGCTGATTGCCGATGGCATGGGCTTCCATGTGCCGAAGGGCTATCTTTACGCCGCCATGGCCTTCTCCGCCCTTGTCGAAGGCCTCAACATGATGGCACGTCGCAAGAAGCAGGCGACGAAAGCCGAGGATGCGGCGCGCAAGAAGCTGCATTGA
- a CDS encoding TetR/AcrR family transcriptional regulator: MTVVDDEKPAQTASGRFAAGEDPAKRDQILDGAKRAFMKHGFDAASMNDVTREAGVSKGTIYVYFQSKEDLFAALINNQKQKFAASMRDILAEETDLQNAMRNYAKAFTQYILTSEMIPAMRMLLAVQDRMPHLCQSFMRSGPENVRTVLEDYLDIQVKAGRLDIADTELAARQFIELATGAYFKKRLFGEIEVPPPQAEIDYIIDNALHIFLLAYDRKAENDPEAQRAN; this comes from the coding sequence ATGACAGTCGTCGACGATGAAAAGCCCGCCCAGACTGCTTCAGGACGCTTCGCTGCGGGTGAAGATCCGGCCAAGCGTGACCAGATTCTGGATGGCGCCAAACGCGCCTTCATGAAGCATGGCTTCGATGCGGCCAGCATGAACGATGTCACCCGGGAAGCCGGCGTGTCCAAGGGGACGATCTATGTCTATTTCCAGAGCAAGGAAGATCTGTTTGCCGCTCTGATCAACAATCAGAAGCAGAAATTTGCGGCCTCAATGCGCGATATCCTGGCGGAAGAGACCGATTTGCAAAACGCGATGCGCAATTATGCCAAGGCGTTTACCCAATATATCCTGACCAGCGAAATGATTCCCGCCATGCGCATGCTGCTGGCCGTGCAGGATCGTATGCCGCACCTCTGTCAAAGCTTCATGCGGTCGGGACCGGAAAACGTCCGCACGGTTCTGGAAGATTATCTGGATATCCAGGTCAAGGCCGGGCGTCTCGACATAGCCGATACCGAGCTTGCCGCCCGCCAGTTCATCGAACTGGCAACCGGGGCCTATTTCAAGAAGCGACTGTTCGGTGAAATCGAGGTGCCGCCGCCGCAGGCGGAAATTGACTACATCATCGATAACGCCCTGCATATTTTCCTGCTCGCCTATGATCGCAAGGCCGAAAACGACCCTGAGGCGCAACGGGCGAACTGA
- a CDS encoding methylated-DNA--[protein]-cysteine S-methyltransferase, translating to MTTFARSFETSASDITPEGSDYQTVRRVIEMLTLDYREQPALETIAERLGQSPTQLQKTFTRWAGLSPKAFLQAVTLDHAKRLLGHEGLPLLETALELGLSGPGRLHDLFVSHEAMSPGEWKAKGAGLTIRHSFHSSPFGLALVMVTDRGLAGLGFCDPGEEAACYADMAGRWPLANFVEDPLAIEPYVIRIFDPACWQAEQPLRVVLIGSDFQVRVWQSLLQIPLGRAVTYSDIAQKIGQPTASRAVGAAVGRNPISFVVPCHRALGKSGALTGYHWGLTRKRAMLGWEAGQVG from the coding sequence ATGACCACATTTGCCCGCAGTTTTGAAACAAGCGCCAGCGACATCACCCCCGAAGGGAGCGATTACCAGACCGTGCGCCGGGTGATCGAAATGCTGACGCTTGACTACCGGGAGCAACCGGCGCTGGAAACCATTGCCGAACGGCTTGGCCAATCCCCCACGCAGTTGCAGAAAACCTTCACCCGCTGGGCTGGCCTGTCGCCCAAGGCGTTTTTGCAAGCGGTGACGCTGGATCATGCCAAGCGGCTGCTGGGCCATGAAGGCCTGCCTTTGCTGGAAACCGCGCTGGAGCTTGGCCTGTCGGGGCCGGGCCGGTTGCATGACCTGTTCGTCAGCCATGAAGCGATGTCGCCGGGCGAATGGAAAGCCAAAGGCGCGGGCCTGACCATCCGTCACAGCTTCCACTCTTCCCCGTTCGGCCTAGCGCTGGTGATGGTGACGGATCGCGGCTTGGCAGGCCTCGGCTTTTGCGATCCGGGCGAAGAAGCCGCCTGCTACGCCGACATGGCCGGGCGCTGGCCACTGGCAAATTTTGTCGAGGACCCACTGGCCATCGAACCCTATGTGATCAGGATCTTCGACCCCGCCTGCTGGCAGGCGGAACAGCCGCTCCGCGTCGTGCTGATCGGCTCGGATTTCCAGGTCCGGGTCTGGCAAAGCCTGCTGCAAATCCCGCTTGGCCGCGCCGTCACCTACTCCGACATCGCCCAGAAGATCGGCCAACCCACCGCCAGCCGCGCCGTCGGCGCAGCGGTTGGGCGGAACCCGATTTCCTTTGTGGTGCCGTGTCATCGGGCGCTGGGGAAGAGCGGCGCGTTGACAGGGTATCATTGGGGCTTGACGCGGAAGCGGGCGATGCTGGGGTGGGAGGCTGGGCAGGTGGGGTGA
- a CDS encoding SH3 domain-containing protein has translation MPPAASLSRRLLCRMTGRSMLAFFLGFAAMPAFSQTVIPAPSVNGEGNGAPGGMDFPDPYLWHVTGLKPGQQLPVLSGAGPNFRIIHVLTEGTPVDMQNCMESRGGYWCRIATVDRPRISGWVDGRYVVKTGGDPPGMIGGVPVDPVIELPVGKGNGGQGNGGKGRGQGGQGSSWQNNGGGYGNPFGNSQSGAGGNSDE, from the coding sequence ATGCCTCCAGCAGCCAGTCTCAGCCGCAGGCTTTTGTGCCGAATGACCGGGCGCAGCATGCTGGCGTTTTTCCTGGGATTTGCCGCCATGCCGGCCTTCAGCCAGACGGTGATCCCGGCACCTTCTGTCAATGGTGAGGGGAATGGCGCACCAGGCGGAATGGATTTTCCCGATCCCTATCTCTGGCACGTCACCGGCCTCAAGCCTGGCCAGCAATTGCCGGTTCTGTCGGGTGCAGGCCCGAATTTCCGCATCATTCACGTGCTGACCGAAGGCACGCCTGTCGATATGCAGAACTGCATGGAAAGCCGGGGCGGCTATTGGTGCCGGATCGCCACCGTGGACCGCCCGCGCATCAGCGGCTGGGTGGATGGCCGCTATGTCGTCAAAACCGGTGGCGACCCGCCAGGGATGATTGGCGGCGTGCCGGTCGATCCGGTGATTGAATTGCCTGTTGGCAAGGGGAATGGCGGCCAAGGCAACGGGGGGAAGGGCAGGGGCCAGGGCGGACAGGGTTCCAGCTGGCAGAACAATGGCGGCGGCTATGGCAACCCGTTCGGCAATAGCCAAAGCGGGGCGGGCGGCAATAGCGATGAGTGA
- a CDS encoding DMT family transporter: MKSTSLGYVFAFAAYTVFSMQDGISKHLGDSYSPVVVATVRYWAFAIFALILAARSRNGLVAAVKTKRPILQILRGLLLGAQILVSIAAFHYVGLAQSQAIFAAGPIFVALLSVPLLGEQVGWRRWTAILVGMFGVVLILSPGSGSFSLLVVLPLFCALSGALYGILTRLVSRDDPPVTSFFYMCMVGFVGANCMAPFFLAPIARQDWFWMLALCCTGIAGHFSLIKAYEHLNAVVLQPIAYYQLVLGSIIAVTVFGESLTRNMVLGSVIVVGAGLFTVWREQVVARRKALEVQSIAEPAS, from the coding sequence ATGAAATCGACTTCGCTTGGCTATGTCTTTGCCTTTGCCGCTTACACCGTATTTTCCATGCAGGATGGCATTTCAAAGCATCTGGGCGACAGCTATTCGCCCGTCGTGGTCGCCACCGTGCGCTATTGGGCCTTCGCGATCTTCGCGCTCATTCTGGCCGCCCGCAGCCGCAATGGTCTGGTCGCAGCAGTCAAAACCAAACGGCCTATCCTGCAAATCCTGCGGGGCCTGTTGCTGGGCGCGCAAATCCTGGTGTCGATTGCTGCCTTTCACTATGTCGGGCTTGCCCAATCACAGGCGATCTTTGCCGCCGGGCCAATTTTCGTGGCGCTGTTGTCGGTGCCGCTTTTGGGCGAACAGGTTGGTTGGCGGCGCTGGACGGCGATCCTCGTCGGCATGTTCGGCGTCGTGCTGATCCTTTCACCGGGCTCAGGCAGTTTCAGCTTGCTGGTCGTGCTACCGCTGTTCTGCGCGTTATCAGGGGCTTTGTACGGCATTCTGACACGGCTGGTCAGCCGTGATGATCCGCCCGTCACCAGCTTTTTTTATATGTGCATGGTCGGCTTTGTCGGGGCCAATTGCATGGCACCATTTTTCCTGGCTCCGATTGCCAGACAGGATTGGTTCTGGATGCTGGCGCTGTGCTGCACCGGCATTGCCGGGCATTTTTCGCTGATCAAGGCCTATGAGCATTTGAATGCCGTGGTGCTGCAACCGATTGCCTATTACCAGTTAGTGTTAGGCTCAATCATCGCAGTAACGGTGTTTGGCGAAAGCCTGACCCGCAATATGGTGCTGGGCTCGGTCATTGTGGTGGGAGCGGGTCTGTTTACGGTTTGGCGCGAACAGGTGGTGGCACGGCGAAAAGCCCTTGAGGTTCAATCTATTGCAGAACCTGCTTCTTAA
- a CDS encoding sugar-binding transcriptional regulator, with translation MVKLRRETQSSYSEAASLRLRAAWLYYNQGLTQKDVAERLGISRSTVIRLLDEALKRSEVQIWIAEGIDDCVELAVKLEKTFGLDEAVVVPSSAGQDAEGIARAVGLALGQFLTEVVTDNATIGVGWGRTMTASLAGFRPPRRENCKVVSLLGGIVAVHQTNPIDYTWRLASQLGAECYMFLAPLLVDSVATKRALIEDCGLKTLYDLAENLDLAVVSCGDIRPQSTSLSEGFISRATLNELIEAGCVCDTMFNFLDAEGRSVSHPINERVMSVNLDTLKKAKHIVIASGGAHRAIAIHATMRRIGCNTLITDEAAARELLGLAG, from the coding sequence GTGGTCAAGCTTCGCCGGGAGACCCAGAGCAGCTATTCGGAAGCGGCATCGCTGCGGCTTCGGGCTGCCTGGCTCTATTATAACCAGGGCCTGACCCAGAAGGATGTGGCCGAACGGCTCGGCATCAGCCGCTCCACGGTGATCCGGCTGCTGGATGAGGCGTTGAAGCGCTCCGAAGTGCAGATCTGGATTGCCGAGGGCATCGACGATTGCGTCGAACTGGCGGTCAAGCTGGAAAAGACCTTCGGCCTGGATGAGGCGGTGGTTGTGCCGTCCTCTGCCGGGCAGGATGCCGAAGGCATAGCCCGCGCTGTCGGCCTGGCGCTCGGCCAGTTCCTGACCGAAGTGGTGACTGATAATGCGACCATCGGCGTCGGCTGGGGCCGCACCATGACGGCGTCACTGGCCGGGTTTCGCCCGCCGCGCCGGGAAAATTGCAAGGTCGTCTCGCTGCTGGGCGGCATTGTCGCCGTCCACCAGACCAATCCTATCGACTATACATGGCGGCTGGCCAGCCAGCTTGGGGCGGAATGCTATATGTTCCTCGCTCCGCTGCTGGTCGATAGCGTCGCCACCAAACGGGCGCTGATTGAGGATTGCGGGTTGAAAACCCTCTATGACCTCGCCGAAAATCTTGATTTGGCCGTAGTGTCCTGCGGCGACATCCGCCCGCAATCCACCTCGCTGTCGGAAGGCTTCATCAGCCGCGCTACGCTGAACGAACTGATCGAGGCTGGCTGTGTCTGCGACACCATGTTCAACTTCCTCGATGCCGAAGGCCGCTCGGTCTCCCACCCGATCAACGAGCGGGTCATGTCCGTTAATCTCGACACGCTGAAAAAAGCCAAACACATCGTGATTGCGTCAGGCGGAGCGCATCGCGCTATCGCCATCCACGCCACAATGCGCCGCATCGGGTGCAACACGCTGATTACAGATGAGGCTGCGGCGCGGGAGTTGTTGGGGTTGGCGGGGTGA
- the nth gene encoding endonuclease III, producing the protein MKSSTQTLKKSISSPSQPKPAGRKVAVRSAYSKAELEEIFRRFSVQRPEPKGELEHVNPFTLAVAVALSAQATDAGVNKATRALFAVADTPEKMVALGEEKVRDYIKTIGLFRNKAKNVIALSQKLIDDFGSEVPKTREELVTLPGVGRKTANVVMSMAFGIPTMAVDTHILRIGNRIRLAPGKTPDEIEEILMRIIPKHYLFHAHHWLILHGRYCCKARKPECERCVIADLCKSPEKTCDVPAPLVELPPQIL; encoded by the coding sequence ATGAAATCCAGCACGCAAACTTTGAAAAAGTCAATTTCTTCCCCCTCTCAACCCAAGCCAGCGGGACGAAAAGTCGCGGTTCGCAGCGCCTATTCCAAGGCCGAGCTGGAGGAAATCTTCCGGCGGTTTTCCGTGCAGCGCCCGGAACCGAAGGGCGAGCTGGAGCATGTCAACCCGTTTACCCTTGCCGTCGCCGTTGCGCTCTCGGCGCAGGCAACCGATGCGGGGGTCAACAAGGCGACCCGCGCCCTGTTTGCCGTGGCCGATACGCCGGAAAAAATGGTGGCGCTGGGCGAAGAGAAGGTGCGCGATTATATCAAGACCATCGGCCTTTTTCGCAACAAGGCAAAGAATGTCATCGCGCTCAGCCAAAAGCTGATCGACGATTTCGGCAGCGAGGTGCCAAAAACCCGCGAAGAACTGGTGACGCTGCCGGGCGTCGGCCGCAAGACCGCCAATGTGGTGATGTCCATGGCCTTCGGCATTCCGACCATGGCCGTCGATACGCATATTTTACGGATCGGCAACCGCATTCGGCTGGCACCCGGCAAGACGCCGGATGAGATCGAGGAGATCCTGATGCGGATCATCCCCAAGCACTATCTCTTCCATGCCCATCACTGGCTGATCCTGCATGGGCGCTACTGTTGCAAGGCCCGCAAGCCGGAATGCGAGCGCTGTGTGATTGCCGATCTGTGCAAATCGCCGGAAAAGACCTGCGATGTGCCAGCACCGCTGGTGGAGCTACCGCCGCAGATCCTTTGA
- a CDS encoding DUF2244 domain-containing protein, with the protein MGEVADQPIFAAELVPYRSLGRKGFRIMLMLSGLVCVGYGGFFLVTGAWPIGFFFGLDFLLFYGAFRLNYRAAKAREEVTVSRTAISIRKFTPSGRMTEFRWNPFWARFFVRRHEEFGIISMSVQGQGRATDVGSFLNPDDRESFAKAFRGALATVTQRI; encoded by the coding sequence ATGGGTGAGGTTGCCGATCAACCGATTTTCGCTGCCGAACTGGTACCCTATCGGTCGCTGGGCCGAAAGGGGTTTCGCATTATGCTGATGCTGTCCGGCCTGGTCTGTGTCGGCTATGGCGGGTTTTTCCTGGTGACGGGTGCCTGGCCAATCGGGTTTTTCTTCGGGCTGGATTTTCTGCTGTTCTACGGCGCTTTCCGGCTGAATTACCGGGCGGCCAAAGCCCGCGAGGAAGTCACGGTATCGCGCACCGCCATCTCTATCCGCAAATTCACCCCCTCGGGACGGATGACCGAATTTCGCTGGAATCCGTTCTGGGCGCGGTTTTTTGTCCGCCGCCACGAGGAATTCGGGATCATCTCAATGTCGGTGCAGGGGCAAGGCCGAGCCACCGATGTCGGCTCTTTCCTCAATCCCGATGACCGTGAAAGCTTTGCCAAGGCTTTTCGCGGTGCCTTGGCGACGGTAACGCAGCGGATCTGA
- a CDS encoding alpha/beta hydrolase family protein → MPLVLLSHGTGSTAAGLEWLGFRLAERGFIALAVNHHGHTASEPFRAEGFLCMWERAKDLTAILNDPNWRNELRAETGDQIFAAGFSAGAYTALLLSGARIAFSQFEPDNPEKSPIRGPREFPNLADELPKLFENPVFRRSWEQRRSDFSDRRIRAAFAIAPGRSVLGFSQDSLQAINKPVHLIGGDEDTVAPPDQCCKWLFQNIPNCRYEILTGGVGHYTFLPEGSEIGQEAAPELFMDGAGLDRTAIHNYAATLAAEFFKST, encoded by the coding sequence TTGCCGCTTGTTCTATTGTCGCACGGAACAGGCTCCACAGCGGCTGGTTTGGAATGGCTTGGCTTCCGGTTGGCTGAGCGGGGTTTTATCGCGTTAGCGGTGAACCATCACGGGCATACTGCCTCTGAACCTTTTCGCGCAGAAGGGTTCCTCTGCATGTGGGAGCGTGCGAAAGACCTGACAGCTATTCTCAACGACCCCAATTGGCGCAACGAACTGCGGGCAGAGACAGGCGATCAAATTTTCGCTGCGGGCTTCTCAGCCGGAGCGTATACGGCACTTTTACTGTCTGGAGCGCGTATCGCATTTTCACAGTTCGAGCCCGACAACCCGGAAAAGAGTCCGATCCGTGGGCCGCGAGAATTTCCAAACCTCGCCGATGAACTGCCGAAACTCTTTGAAAACCCGGTTTTTCGAAGGTCTTGGGAGCAAAGGCGCTCAGACTTTTCGGATCGCAGAATCCGCGCGGCATTCGCAATTGCTCCGGGTCGTTCCGTGCTGGGTTTCTCTCAGGATAGTCTTCAGGCTATCAACAAACCTGTCCATCTGATAGGCGGTGACGAAGACACCGTTGCGCCACCAGACCAGTGCTGCAAATGGCTGTTCCAAAATATTCCGAATTGTAGATATGAGATTTTGACGGGAGGTGTCGGTCATTACACCTTCCTCCCGGAAGGATCAGAGATAGGACAAGAAGCTGCACCTGAACTGTTTATGGATGGAGCAGGGTTAGACCGAACCGCAATCCACAATTACGCCGCAACATTGGCCGCAGAATTCTTCAAGTCAACATAG
- a CDS encoding IS3 family transposase (programmed frameshift), whose protein sequence is MTNTKKNSPGRHAKFTDAFKAEAVRLARTSGRPLRAISDDLGVGLSTLGKWVSAHKEADLLSGPHEDTAKELARLRKENEILRQERDLLKKAGRLLCKGNHEMKFKVIAAEKANVPVQRACTLLGVSESGYYAWDIRKPSLRQRTDMVLLAHIRAQFTTSHETYGSPRMTVELKEDGVCVGRHRVARIMHDNGLKALQKRRFKRTTDSDHKGPVAPNILDQDFAATGPNQKWGVDITYVWTTQGWLYLAIVVDLYSRRIIGWATSDRMKQDLALTALRRAIAIRRPPKDVIHHSDRGSQYCATDYQKLLKAHGFILSMSGKGNCYDNSMVETVFKTIKSELVWRTVFKTRTQAEIAIGQYIDAFYNPKRRHSSLGYKCPIQFESIPLKLTP, encoded by the exons ATGACGAACACGAAGAAGAATTCACCCGGCCGCCACGCCAAGTTCACAGATGCTTTCAAAGCTGAGGCTGTCCGACTTGCGCGCACCAGCGGCAGGCCGTTGCGTGCAATATCCGATGATCTTGGCGTTGGGCTCTCGACGCTTGGGAAATGGGTGAGCGCCCACAAGGAAGCCGACCTGCTTTCTGGACCACACGAAGATACTGCCAAGGAACTGGCGCGTCTTCGCAAGGAAAATGAAATTCTGCGTCAGGAGCGCGATTTATTAAAAAAAGCAG GCCGCCTTCTTTGCAAAGGAAACCATGAAATGAAATTCAAGGTCATTGCGGCAGAGAAGGCCAATGTTCCTGTTCAGCGTGCCTGCACGCTTCTGGGTGTCAGTGAAAGCGGATATTACGCTTGGGACATACGCAAACCAAGCCTGCGGCAAAGGACGGACATGGTTCTTTTGGCTCATATCCGGGCTCAGTTCACCACCTCACATGAAACCTATGGAAGCCCACGCATGACGGTGGAACTGAAGGAAGACGGGGTTTGCGTCGGTCGCCACAGGGTTGCTCGCATCATGCATGACAATGGTTTGAAGGCATTGCAGAAACGCCGATTCAAGAGAACAACTGACAGCGATCACAAAGGGCCTGTTGCCCCCAATATTCTGGATCAGGACTTTGCCGCCACAGGTCCAAATCAGAAGTGGGGTGTTGACATCACCTACGTTTGGACGACGCAAGGCTGGCTCTATCTGGCCATTGTTGTCGATCTCTATTCTCGACGTATTATCGGCTGGGCCACCAGTGATCGAATGAAGCAGGACCTGGCATTGACGGCATTACGACGGGCCATAGCCATCCGCAGACCGCCGAAGGATGTCATTCACCACTCCGACCGTGGTAGTCAATATTGCGCGACCGACTACCAAAAGCTTCTGAAAGCTCACGGGTTCATCCTGTCGATGAGCGGCAAGGGCAATTGCTATGACAATTCCATGGTGGAAACCGTGTTCAAGACAATCAAGTCAGAACTGGTTTGGCGAACTGTATTCAAAACAAGGACCCAAGCTGAAATCGCCATTGGACAATACATCGACGCCTTCTATAATCCAAAAAGAAGACATTCCTCCTTGGGCTACAAATGCCCAATTCAGTTCGAGAGCATCCCTCTCAAGCTGACACCCTGA
- a CDS encoding GrpB family protein: protein MLGLKHNVNLLVDYDPAWEDEFVREQRRISNALGAIARSIEHYGSTAVRGMKAKPILDILIGVMPLAEWEKCRERLVLLGYDYAANAGVPGHHIFGKGKDQTERTHLVHVVEYMGESWCSNLAFRDALRRDPSLRDAYIAEKQQAIARNPASRAEYNTLKQTFIDSVKASL from the coding sequence ATGTTGGGGCTGAAGCATAATGTAAACCTTCTCGTTGACTATGACCCTGCTTGGGAAGACGAATTTGTTCGTGAGCAACGGCGGATCTCAAATGCATTGGGGGCAATTGCCCGCAGCATCGAGCATTATGGGTCTACTGCCGTTAGGGGCATGAAGGCCAAGCCGATCCTGGACATCCTTATCGGCGTTATGCCGCTTGCAGAATGGGAAAAATGCCGGGAGCGGCTCGTGCTGCTTGGATACGACTACGCTGCAAATGCTGGCGTACCGGGGCATCATATTTTTGGTAAGGGAAAGGATCAAACGGAGCGCACCCACCTCGTACATGTCGTGGAATACATGGGAGAGTCTTGGTGCTCAAATCTGGCTTTCAGGGACGCGCTTCGACGGGATCCATCGCTTCGAGACGCTTATATCGCGGAGAAACAACAGGCAATCGCTCGAAACCCCGCGAGCCGCGCAGAATATAATACCCTCAAACAAACATTCATCGATTCTGTTAAAGCAAGCCTGTAG